A stretch of Terriglobales bacterium DNA encodes these proteins:
- the budA gene encoding acetolactate decarboxylase gives MGNLAVTIPPSLENLVRDFSNQSKISVDSLVGAALSTYLESLTPRIYQVSTSTALVEGIYTGSHCSSTLLQHGDFGLGAFEGLDGEMIILDGEIYQAAGTVRHRADEFLIPFAAVTQFRKMEIFEIGAVACLKDIELACDQHRVSQNLFYAVRLDGVFDTMHTRAVHAVPQNTRLLDAAKAELEFHFDTVAGTLVCLWSPRYSSAFSVPGYHFHFLSDDRTKGGHVLNCTARKLQASIQTIFEYDIRLPETGSFLTTDLSKDPTSDLGKTE, from the coding sequence ATGGGGAATCTTGCGGTGACCATACCGCCGTCTTTAGAGAACTTGGTTCGAGATTTTTCCAATCAGAGCAAAATATCGGTCGACAGTCTGGTGGGCGCAGCGCTGAGTACTTACCTGGAATCCTTAACGCCGCGGATTTACCAGGTCTCGACGTCAACTGCTTTAGTCGAAGGCATCTACACCGGTTCACACTGTTCATCGACGCTCTTGCAGCATGGCGATTTTGGCCTTGGCGCCTTCGAAGGGCTCGACGGCGAGATGATCATCCTCGATGGCGAGATTTATCAAGCTGCGGGAACTGTACGTCACCGCGCCGATGAGTTTCTTATCCCGTTCGCCGCGGTAACGCAATTTCGCAAGATGGAAATCTTCGAAATCGGAGCAGTTGCATGTTTGAAGGACATAGAACTAGCCTGCGACCAGCACCGGGTCTCTCAGAATCTTTTTTACGCAGTGCGCCTGGATGGTGTCTTCGACACGATGCACACGCGGGCTGTCCACGCTGTTCCGCAAAACACTCGACTTCTGGACGCGGCAAAAGCGGAGCTCGAGTTCCACTTTGATACTGTGGCAGGTACGCTCGTCTGCCTGTGGTCGCCGAGGTACTCGAGCGCATTCAGCGTACCTGGATATCACTTTCACTTTCTCTCTGATGACCGCACAAAAGGCGGGCACGTCCTGAATTGCACCGCGCGAAAGCTTCAGGCAAGTATCCAAACAATTTTCGAATACGACATCCGTCTCCCAGAAACGGGGTCGTTCTTGACCACTGACCTAAGCAAAGACCCAACCTCCGATCTTGGAAAAACGGAGTAG
- the alsS gene encoding acetolactate synthase AlsS, whose protein sequence is MATAQQMANPNTESSQQIKTGADVVVETLEAHGVTYVFGVPGAKIDKVFDRLLDSSIKTVVCRHEQNAAFIAGGIGRMTGKAGVALVTSGPGVSNLATGLVTANSEGDPIVALGGGVAVADRLKSLHQSLDSVALCRPVTKYAAEIDSPAATAEVLSAAFRAAEGDRPGAAFVSLPVDIATGEAKCDPIRLSSFVGLGPASGRSLSEAARLINSAKSPVILLGLMASKSKFSEAIRNLLSTTTLPVVGTFQASGALSRHEFPYFGGRVGQLANQPADALLDSGDVVITIGYDAVEYWPSIWNKEKQRPIIHIDVVPANIENNYCPAVELIGDIEETLVALSPLLHRGHLAHESAELLQIISQDRERLMAEAATKSGVPVHPLRIISELQQILTPDMTVCSDMGSFSLYLCRYLFSFRARQFLITNGQQTLGVALPWAIAASIVRPHEKVLSISGDGGFLFSANELETAVRLNSHLVHMIWIDGHYDMVGTQEEIKYNRTSGVDFGPVDYIRYAEAFGATAFQIQRSEDIRPVLKKAFDTPGPVLVGVHVDYRDNSKLFEHVHEGSIL, encoded by the coding sequence ATGGCCACCGCCCAACAAATGGCGAATCCAAATACAGAAAGCTCTCAACAGATAAAGACAGGTGCCGATGTAGTCGTTGAAACGCTGGAGGCGCATGGGGTGACCTACGTCTTCGGTGTACCCGGCGCGAAGATTGACAAAGTATTCGACAGACTTCTCGACTCCAGCATAAAAACCGTGGTGTGCCGCCACGAACAGAACGCAGCGTTTATAGCGGGCGGCATCGGTCGAATGACCGGGAAAGCAGGTGTCGCGCTCGTCACCTCGGGTCCGGGAGTCTCCAATCTCGCTACCGGACTTGTCACTGCGAATTCTGAAGGTGACCCGATTGTTGCCTTGGGAGGCGGTGTCGCCGTCGCGGATCGACTGAAGTCGCTTCATCAGTCGCTGGATTCGGTAGCGCTCTGCCGGCCCGTAACGAAATATGCCGCCGAGATCGATTCTCCAGCAGCTACGGCGGAGGTGCTGTCAGCCGCATTTCGCGCAGCCGAAGGTGACCGTCCCGGCGCAGCATTCGTGAGCCTTCCCGTCGACATCGCGACCGGTGAAGCCAAATGCGATCCGATTCGTCTATCTTCATTTGTCGGGCTTGGACCAGCTTCCGGGCGATCTCTTTCCGAAGCTGCCCGTCTCATCAATTCCGCGAAGTCTCCTGTGATCTTGCTGGGATTGATGGCGAGTAAATCAAAATTTTCCGAGGCGATTCGTAATTTGCTGAGCACCACGACGCTTCCGGTAGTGGGAACGTTTCAAGCTTCGGGAGCTCTTTCGCGGCATGAGTTCCCATACTTCGGAGGGCGCGTCGGACAATTAGCGAATCAACCAGCAGATGCGCTGCTGGATTCAGGCGATGTCGTCATCACCATTGGTTATGATGCGGTTGAATACTGGCCGTCCATCTGGAACAAGGAGAAACAGCGGCCGATTATTCATATCGATGTCGTGCCGGCGAACATCGAGAATAACTACTGTCCTGCTGTTGAGCTGATCGGGGATATTGAAGAGACACTGGTTGCTCTATCTCCGCTTCTACATCGTGGTCACCTCGCTCACGAATCTGCTGAACTGCTTCAAATCATCTCTCAGGATCGAGAACGGCTAATGGCGGAGGCCGCGACTAAGTCTGGTGTTCCCGTTCATCCTTTGCGTATCATCAGCGAACTGCAACAGATTCTCACGCCCGACATGACAGTGTGCTCGGACATGGGCAGCTTTAGCCTCTATCTGTGTCGCTATCTTTTCAGCTTTCGCGCGCGGCAGTTTCTCATCACCAACGGTCAGCAAACACTAGGCGTGGCTCTGCCCTGGGCCATCGCCGCCAGCATCGTCCGTCCTCACGAAAAGGTGCTTTCGATTTCCGGAGATGGTGGATTCCTGTTCTCGGCAAATGAACTAGAAACAGCCGTCCGCCTAAATTCGCACCTTGTTCATATGATCTGGATCGATGGCCATTACGACATGGTCGGCACGCAGGAGGAAATCAAGTACAACCGTACTTCGGGAGTTGATTTTGGTCCTGTCGACTACATTAGGTATGCGGAAGCGTTTGGCGCCACTGCATTCCAGATCCAGCGCTCGGAGGATATTAGGCCGGTCCTCAAGAAGGCATTCGATACGCCAGGCCCAGTGCTCGTCGGAGTGCATGTGGATTATCGAGACAATAGCAAGTTGTTCGAACACGTTCACGAAGGAAGCATCCTGTAG